GAAAATTAAAACTAACCAAAATACACAAATTGGTagcttttaattataaattttaagattttatttatcatagaaaaatattttcatttattcagATTTGATCATAAAATACTACACATTTGAATAATATTGTCGTACTGATAATGTTTTctatcaattaatttataatatttaaaataacataaatccaaacatattttgattattttacggtaaagagagacaaaaatatGAGAATGcaattattattgattaaaaaccaACAACTCTCTACTATAGTCAATAAAGATGGGATATGTAATTTTAactacaaagttttttttttagcatattaataaattttgaagattgatatcaacaatttttaatattttattataaatatgaaaagaaagtaaataaactttaatgaaataatattttagtaaaaattataaaatattgatttgatttgaattttattttaaatgaaaatcaaatcgaATCGAatcgtatatattttttaagtttgatccaaatgatttttttgatgaaaaatcaAATCGAACAACAAATATCtctaataatttataactaaactataattgttattaatgaataaaaatgagtttaatgattatacactttgatgatgtaaaaaaaattctaccataaatttattgactttcattgataaatattttaaaagttatattaataataaattatgattgaaaaatgtttgattttgttttacttATATATGTATAGCTATAGTGGTGGACCTACAGCGAGTCGAGGGTTTGTACTTATAccctctcatttttttaaaattcatcaaatttataaataaaattttatatttttatattttattttatttatatttatataattaaacccattaattttattttttataatttacactCAGTCACTTAGGGTCTTGGATCTGCCAAATGTATAGCTGGTTGAGAATATATATAATCGGTTAGATAATAAgcttttcataattaattatgaaatgaTTATAATAATCACTTTATACATTGGTTATTAAATAGCTATGAAAATGTCGTGACAAGCAGCCCCAGTTGTAAGTACAGAACTACACATATATTCTTCGACAGTCAACTCAATAGCCTATCCAAAAAAAAGGTTGTTTCAGAATTGAGAGCACCGGTCGCTGGACGGAAACAAAATGGATATTTGTTTAATTGACATGAGAAAGATGGAAATTAATTAGGGAAGAAATGTCATACAGATCAAAGTTAGTGCCCTATAAATACTAACCAAAGCATTGCTCTGCACCACAAGCCATTGCTAGTTTAGTTCCATACATAGCAAGaaaaacacactcacacacagtGCTTGTTTAGACTAGTGATCTTCCATGGCTGTGAAGGATAGAATCCTGGTCTTGGGACCCACAGGAGCCATTGGAAGGCACATAGTTTGGGCAAGTTTAAAGGCAGGGAATCCCACTTTTATATTGGTTAGGGACACCCCTGCCTCTGTTAACAAGCCAAGGCTTGTCACTGCTGCTAATCCTGAAACCAGGGAAGAACTCATTCAGAGCTTCCAAAATTCTGGAGTTACTCTAATCCAGGTTGATGCTTTCATTTCAAGTCTGCTGACATCATTAGGTTCCGATATCCGAAGTATTTGAGAACTTAATTTATCTGTTTAATGGGATATGCAGGGAGATCTGAATGATCATGAAAGTCTGGTTAAAGCAATCAAGCAAGTTGATGTAGTAATCTGCTCATTTGGTAGACTACTAATAGAAGATCAGGTCAAGATCGTTGCAGCAATAAAAGAAGCTGGAAACGTTAAGGTGCGCACTTTGCTCCCTTTTTGTTGTATGATAATTTTGCTGTTGGGTTAAATTAAACTATTCTTACTTTCTTGTGTGAACAGAGATTTTTTCCATCTGAATTTGGGCTGGATGTGGACCGTCACGATGCAACTGAGCCAGTCAGAGAAGTTTTCGAGGAAAAAGCGAAAATCCGAAGAGTAATTGAAGCTGAAGGAATTCCATACACTTACCTATGTTGCCATGCCTTTACTGGTTACTTCTTACGTAACCTTGCACAGATTGACATCACTGTTCCTCCTAGGGACAAGGTTTTCATTCAAGGAGATGGAAATGTCAAAGGTAATAATATACTATAGTTGTTTTTAGCTACGTCATAAATATATAGagtaagaaataatttatttgcttTACTTCATTCAGGAGCGTATATCACTGAGGCCGATGTGGGAGTTTTTACAATCCAAGCGGCAAATGACCCTAATGCCTTGAACAAAGCTGTGCACATAAGACTCCCTAACAATTATTTGTCCTTAA
The nucleotide sequence above comes from Glycine soja cultivar W05 chromosome 11, ASM419377v2, whole genome shotgun sequence. Encoded proteins:
- the LOC114372907 gene encoding isoflavone reductase-like, whose translation is MAVKDRILVLGPTGAIGRHIVWASLKAGNPTFILVRDTPASVNKPRLVTAANPETREELIQSFQNSGVTLIQGDLNDHESLVKAIKQVDVVICSFGRLLIEDQVKIVAAIKEAGNVKRFFPSEFGLDVDRHDATEPVREVFEEKAKIRRVIEAEGIPYTYLCCHAFTGYFLRNLAQIDITVPPRDKVFIQGDGNVKGAYITEADVGVFTIQAANDPNALNKAVHIRLPNNYLSLNDIISLWEKKIGKTLEKIYVPEEQVLKQIKETSFPNNYLLALYHSQQIKGDAVYEIDPAKDLEASEAYPDVKYTTVSEYLDQFV